Proteins encoded together in one Shewanella acanthi window:
- a CDS encoding DNA-3-methyladenine glycosylase I translates to MSQLESFSSIYERASERKGGDKGLEALLPGCLSAAEIRKYDDAELLSLMSRRVFQCGFVWRVVDNKWPEYEKAFFNFAPHKVLMLSPEQIQARASDTKLIRHLKKTQAIYDNALMIHDIAREHGSLAQLIADWPTSDIIGLWSLLKKRGARLGGNTGPYFLRGLGKDTFLLTDDLQGYFKAHKLVDSGFTSQSALKQVQAVFNQWQQESGRCLADISRILACSVGDNRL, encoded by the coding sequence ATGAGTCAGTTAGAGAGCTTTTCATCCATTTATGAAAGGGCTAGCGAGCGCAAGGGTGGCGATAAGGGTCTTGAGGCATTACTGCCAGGGTGTTTAAGCGCTGCCGAAATTCGCAAATACGATGATGCCGAGCTGCTCTCGCTGATGAGTCGAAGAGTGTTTCAATGTGGCTTTGTATGGCGGGTTGTTGATAACAAATGGCCTGAATACGAAAAGGCGTTCTTTAACTTCGCGCCGCACAAGGTGTTGATGCTATCGCCTGAGCAAATTCAAGCGCGGGCGAGTGACACTAAGCTCATTCGTCACCTAAAGAAAACCCAAGCGATTTATGATAATGCCCTGATGATCCACGATATTGCGAGGGAGCATGGCAGTTTAGCCCAGTTAATTGCTGACTGGCCTACGAGCGATATTATTGGTCTTTGGAGTCTTCTCAAGAAACGCGGTGCGCGCTTGGGCGGCAATACTGGGCCTTATTTTCTGCGCGGTTTAGGCAAAGACACCTTTTTGCTTACCGATGATCTACAGGGTTACTTTAAGGCACATAAGTTGGTCGATAGTGGATTTACCTCCCAGAGCGCTTTGAAGCAAGTGCAGGCGGTGTTCAATCAGTGGCAGCAGGAGTCGGGCCGTTGCCTTGCTGATATTAGTCGAATTTTGGCCTGTAGTGTTGGCGATAATCGTCTGTAA